The genomic DNA ATATAGTCGATGATTTATGGTAAACTGGGAAAGGTATGTTCAGAATGATAAACTATTAAGAATGGCGAACACAACAGAAGTGTTATCACTTTTTTATGATTTGATAGAGAAAGGAAGATCGCTATGTGCGGTTTCGTCGGATTTATTTCCAACCACTTATCACAACCAAATGATCATGAACAAAATGGTATGACTTACAGAACCCAATTGATTACTCATAGAGGTCCTGACGACGACGGATTCTATACAGATGACAGGGTCCAATTTGGCTTCCGACGTTTGAGCATTATTGACTTGGAAGGAGGGCACCAGCCCTTAGCCTATGATGATGGACGCTATTTCATGATCTATAACGGGGAAGTATACAATTATGTGGAATTACGTGAGCAACTTGAAGCAGAGGGTTACGAATTTCAAACCGATTCAGACTCTGAGGTGATCATTGCCTCATATGCCGCCAAAAAAGAAGAAGCGGTGAAAGATTTAAGAGGAATGTTTGCTTTTGTTATCTGGGATAAGGTTGAGCAGACCATTTTTGCTGCCAGAGATCCCTTTGGTATCAAACCCTTTTATTATATGGAGACTGATGAAGGCACTTTTTTTGCGTCAGAGAAAAAAAGCTTGCTCGCTGGTGAAGCGAATGATGATTTGTCACAAGCGGCCTTGCAGTATTATTTAACCTATCAATTTGTACCTGAGCCTTACACTATGTCAAAAAAGATTCACCGTCTAGAGCCAGGGCATTATTTTACAAAAAAAGCAGATGGGTCCATGTCGGTTCATCCATATTGGCAGCCTGAGTTTCGGGCAGCTCCGAAAACGATAGATACGGCTAAAAAGCAGATCAGGGATGCGATGCGTGATTCCGTGAGTGTCCATATGCGCAGTGATGTTCCCGTCGGTGCATTTTTGTCAAGCGGTATTGACTCTACGGCCATTGTTGCTCTTGCAAAAGAACTTAATCCAAACATTGAAACATTTACGGTCGGCTTTGAACGCGAAGGCTATAGTGAAATTGATGTCGCTAAGGATACAGCGGAGCAGTTAAACGTGAATAATACACATACGGTGATTACTCCGGAAGCTTTTGTAAATGAGCTGCCCAAAATCATTTGGCATATGGATGATCCCGTGGCTGATCCTGCTGCTATCCCGCTGTATTTCGTTGCCAAAGAGGCAAGTAAACATGTTAAAGTGGTGTTATCCGGCGAGGGGGCTGATGAACTGTTCGGTGGTTACAATATTTACCGAGAGCCCTTAGCCCTTAATTGGTTCAAAAACATTCCTGATTTTGGAAGGCGTTTACTCAAAGAAACAGCTCAACGTCTTCCTGAGACGACAAAGGGACGCAATTATGTTATTAGAGGGTGTACCCCTCTGGAAGAACGTTACATCGGCAATGCATTTATGTTCGATGAACAAGAAAAACAATTTTTGTATAAAGGTTTTTTGCCGCAGACGCATTTTACAGATGTCACATCGAATCTTTACGAACGTGTCAAAGACAATAAGGATATTGAAAGAATGCAATATGTTGACCTGCATACATGGTTACGTGGCGATATTTTAGTGAAGGCTGACCGGATGACGATGGCTCATTCCTTAGAACTCCGTGTTCCATTTTTGGACAAGCCGGTCTTTGATGTTGCTTCCTCGATTCCTGAGGACTTAAAAACGGGAAATAAAACAACGAAATATGCACTGAGAGAGGCAATGCGTGATATAGTGCCTGACAGTGTTTTGTATAATAAAAAACTAGGCTTTCCGGTTCCAATCAGAGTGTGGCTACGCAATGAATTATATGATTGGGCACGGCAGGTCATTGCTGATAGTCAAGTGGATGAATGGATCAATAAATCGTACGTGTATAAACTGCTTGAAGACCATAGACACCAAAAGCGGGACAACAGCCGCAAGCTTTGGACGATACTCGTATTTATGCTGTGGCATCAAATGTATGTCGAAAAAACAATTGACACTCGGGCATTTCAAGTTGAGATGACAAACAGTCCATATTAAGGATAAGCGCCGCTATTTTATAAAAGCGGCGCTTATCTATATTTTTATCTAATCGACAATACTGATCAAAAAACGCCAAATTATTTCCCGGGACATGATGAATAATGACAGGTGTTATGAGGGCGTGTGTAAATAGAAAAGTTAAATGAAGTATGATATAATTATTTAGTTAAAAAAATCATGTCGGGAGTTGTTTCAATGCAAGATGTAAACGTTGGCGATATCGTTGAAGGCAAAGTGACGGGTATCAAGCCTTTTGGTGCTTTTGTCGCCATTAATGAAAACCAACAAGGACTTGTTCACATCTCAGAAATATCACATGAATATGTAAAAGATATTAACGAACATTTAAGTGTCGGTGATTCAGTCAATGTTAAAGTGATCAAAATTGATGAAGATGCCGGCAAAGTTTCTCTATCCATTCGTGCAACGCAACCCAAGCCACAATCACAATCCAAGCC from Tuberibacillus sp. Marseille-P3662 includes the following:
- the yugI gene encoding S1 domain-containing post-transcriptional regulator GSP13 encodes the protein MQDVNVGDIVEGKVTGIKPFGAFVAINENQQGLVHISEISHEYVKDINEHLSVGDSVNVKVIKIDEDAGKVSLSIRATQPKPQSQSKPPKREKQQSADKPGFNTLEAKLKDWLKESNEKQAQLNKRLNK
- the asnB gene encoding asparagine synthase (glutamine-hydrolyzing), translated to MCGFVGFISNHLSQPNDHEQNGMTYRTQLITHRGPDDDGFYTDDRVQFGFRRLSIIDLEGGHQPLAYDDGRYFMIYNGEVYNYVELREQLEAEGYEFQTDSDSEVIIASYAAKKEEAVKDLRGMFAFVIWDKVEQTIFAARDPFGIKPFYYMETDEGTFFASEKKSLLAGEANDDLSQAALQYYLTYQFVPEPYTMSKKIHRLEPGHYFTKKADGSMSVHPYWQPEFRAAPKTIDTAKKQIRDAMRDSVSVHMRSDVPVGAFLSSGIDSTAIVALAKELNPNIETFTVGFEREGYSEIDVAKDTAEQLNVNNTHTVITPEAFVNELPKIIWHMDDPVADPAAIPLYFVAKEASKHVKVVLSGEGADELFGGYNIYREPLALNWFKNIPDFGRRLLKETAQRLPETTKGRNYVIRGCTPLEERYIGNAFMFDEQEKQFLYKGFLPQTHFTDVTSNLYERVKDNKDIERMQYVDLHTWLRGDILVKADRMTMAHSLELRVPFLDKPVFDVASSIPEDLKTGNKTTKYALREAMRDIVPDSVLYNKKLGFPVPIRVWLRNELYDWARQVIADSQVDEWINKSYVYKLLEDHRHQKRDNSRKLWTILVFMLWHQMYVEKTIDTRAFQVEMTNSPY